The proteins below are encoded in one region of Chrysemys picta bellii isolate R12L10 chromosome 4, ASM1138683v2, whole genome shotgun sequence:
- the LOC101932905 gene encoding astacin-like metalloendopeptidase gives MDLKMLLVFIAPLFYSTLGFPIQEHNGHAGANVTVYPTKSEVTPSSDILQSSQEAELATETDTQEDVFNRILKANADTTQRLREGDIVMTKSRSAIGCSDRSCYWPQSSDGIVRVPYVFAPDYDETQIRWISEAMAEFEILTCIDFVNRTTESDYLNIKSGKGCWSHYGKTGGGQIVSVMKQGCMWKGVIQHELNHALGFLHEQGRSDRDSYVKIMWEYISSGNKGNFKKSDNSNNLGLQYDYSSVMHYGTNAFSNTPGKATIIPIPDASVPLGQRYGLSNLDVAKINKLYNCNRCSTILDSPSGSLRSDNYTSKYSGNATCFCLIRIPSKRVSLQFDAFSLKSSTDCKTEYVKIYDGVSQSSEVLLDKTCGTKSPPTVTASGRTMLVEFVRDGTGAATGFKISYTSVKTPRTT, from the exons ATGGACCTGAAGATGCTCCTAGTCTTTATTGCACCTCTCTTTTATTCAACTCTAGGCTTCCCTATTCAG GAACACAATGGACATGCTGGTGCAA ATGTTACTGTTTATCCTACGAAGAGTGAAGTGACCCCTTCTAGTGACATTTTACAGTCCTCTCAAG AAGCTGAGCTAGCTACAGAGACAGATACACAGGAAGACGTTTTTAACCGAATTTTGAAAGCTAACGCAG ACACCACCCAGCGCTTGCGTGAAGGTGACATTGTTATGACAAAGAGCCGAAGTGCTATTGGCTGTTCAGATCGCTCATGTTATTGGCCCCAATCCAGCGATGGCATTGTCCGTGTCCCCTATGTCTTCGCTCCCGACTATG ATGAGACACAAATACGGTGGATTAGTGAAGCCATGGCAGAGTTTGAAATTCTAACGTGTATTGATTTTGTGAATCGCACAACAGAATCTGACTATCTAAATATTAAGTCAGGGAAAGG CTGCTGGTCCCACTATGGAAAAACTGGAGGTGGCCAGATTGTGTCTGTGATGAAGCAAGGCTGCATGTGGAAAGGGGTAATTCAGCATGAACTGAACCATGCACTGGGCTTTCTACATGAACAGGGTCGAAGTGACAGAGACAGTTATGTAAAGATTATGTGGGAGTACATTAGTTCAG GTAATAAAGGCAACTTTAAGAAATCTGATAATTCCAACAACCTGGGCCTTCAATATGACTATTCCTCAGTGATGCACTATGGCAC AAATGCTTTCTCTAACACCCCTGGGAAAGCAACTATTATACCAATTCCTGATGCATCTGTACCTCTTGGACAGAGATATGGACTGAGTAACCTGGATGTGGCCAAAATCAACAAGCTCTATAACTGCA ATCGCTGCAGCACCATCCTTGATAGCCCATCTGGGTCACTGCGCTCTGACAACTACACGTCAAAATACTCAGGCAATGCTACCTGTTTCTGTCTCATCCGAATCCCATCCAAACGG GTTTCTCTGCAGTTTGATGCTTTTAGTCTGAAGTCCTCCACAGACTGTAAAACTGAATATGTTAAAATATATGATGGGGTCAGCCAGTCTTCCGAGGTTCTACTGGACAAGACTTGTGGGACAAAGAGTCCCCCAACCGTAACAGCTTCTGGTAGAACTATGCTTGTGGAGTTTGTCAGGGATGGCACTGGTGCAGCCACTGGCTTCAAGATCTCCTACACCTCTG TAAAGACACCACGCACCACGTGA